One Hydrogenophaga crassostreae genomic region harbors:
- a CDS encoding GDSL-type esterase/lipase family protein: MRWSIRIRKWGLCAVVLAVALVGCGGGESSADVAQPVGTLPSSVSSGDAGQAKAESAGQKSILDEWQGYEDPDAAQNVSTAADPAEALLGKAARMNRETLNAALERKAAGAADRKAAYTGLVPVYRFYNSGTGAHFYTANTVERDQLIASSSFFQYEGAAFMVSPVPQAGLAPVYRFMNTSTGVHLYTISETERNLIQNSLPDYRLEGVAYYASLSGGVGLTPLYRFYQQNRKFHFYTALYTERDDLISNACSYRYEGLAYYVFDANAVADPPAAKPSSVVLIVGDSLAEGYGTSIGGNKYGFVTPGQVWTERLASEIKTRTARSCNKVIDVSVGGMRTVEGAEGIQAWLDQYAPTHVILAQGTNDAWQNRGVASMIANLTNMAQASKLIGANVYVMEFAFFPKGTAYRQGMSAMYQGVATDTQSAYINGTGNVPANSTYYHDDDVHLKDAAQPRVLETVWAALQPFL, translated from the coding sequence ATGCGTTGGTCTATTCGTATTCGCAAATGGGGCTTGTGCGCCGTGGTGCTGGCGGTGGCGCTGGTTGGCTGCGGCGGTGGTGAGTCTTCCGCTGATGTCGCACAACCTGTCGGCACGTTGCCGAGCTCGGTGTCGTCAGGTGATGCGGGCCAGGCTAAGGCCGAGTCAGCGGGTCAAAAATCCATACTCGATGAGTGGCAGGGCTACGAGGATCCGGACGCTGCTCAGAATGTTTCCACGGCCGCAGATCCTGCTGAAGCCTTGCTGGGCAAGGCTGCTCGTATGAACCGGGAAACGCTCAATGCGGCGCTAGAGCGCAAAGCTGCTGGTGCGGCTGATCGCAAGGCTGCCTATACCGGGCTTGTGCCGGTCTACCGCTTCTACAACAGCGGTACAGGTGCGCATTTCTACACCGCCAACACGGTAGAGCGCGACCAACTGATCGCTTCGTCTTCGTTCTTTCAGTACGAGGGTGCGGCTTTTATGGTCAGCCCGGTTCCCCAGGCGGGTCTCGCCCCGGTGTACCGCTTTATGAACACCAGCACCGGTGTGCACCTGTATACGATCAGTGAAACAGAGCGGAACCTGATTCAAAACAGCCTGCCGGATTACAGGCTTGAAGGTGTGGCTTACTACGCCAGCCTGTCCGGTGGAGTTGGACTCACGCCCCTGTACCGGTTCTACCAGCAGAATCGAAAATTCCATTTCTACACGGCGCTTTACACCGAGCGCGATGATTTGATTTCCAATGCGTGTTCGTATCGGTATGAAGGCCTTGCCTATTACGTATTTGATGCCAATGCCGTCGCCGATCCACCGGCCGCCAAACCCAGCTCGGTGGTCCTGATTGTGGGCGACTCCCTGGCGGAAGGCTATGGAACGTCGATAGGGGGCAACAAGTACGGGTTTGTGACGCCAGGCCAGGTGTGGACAGAGCGTCTGGCTTCCGAAATCAAGACCCGTACCGCACGCAGTTGCAACAAGGTGATCGATGTCAGTGTGGGTGGCATGCGCACGGTGGAGGGGGCGGAAGGCATTCAGGCCTGGCTCGACCAATACGCGCCAACCCATGTGATCTTGGCTCAGGGAACGAACGATGCATGGCAGAACCGCGGTGTTGCGTCGATGATCGCAAACCTCACCAACATGGCGCAGGCAAGCAAGTTGATCGGCGCCAATGTGTATGTCATGGAGTTTGCCTTTTTCCCCAAAGGAACCGCATACCGGCAGGGCATGTCGGCGATGTACCAGGGTGTTGCCACAGATACCCAGTCGGCCTACATCAATGGCACAGGCAATGTGCCGGCCAATTCGACCTACTACCACGACGATGACGTCCACCTCAAGGATGCAGCCCAGCCCAGGGTGCTGGAGACTGTTTGGGCAGCTTTGCAGCCCTTTCTGTGA
- a CDS encoding Lcl C-terminal domain-containing protein, with amino-acid sequence MLLSTSDASVANATVGGIVHIPAATGGLELPFTGRVTSVSTASGKQQIQMVPANPEDVFNEISWDIDTRRVGTKVAGVIAPKNAIASFSLAQKSVSPGGVGAQTKLAVDGSFTAANSMLNGTVTVTQPIVYKGATITLTATANVSDVALRSEAVFSKSIPDYFSTSGWGKITAVVSGKVGGQVKLEGAANDIKLADMLTSTDVWDQLKWNAGESFSLEGLDGQDKAGRIPLGGVILTTGAATAFAGNIPDSAVTLLSAAPTSVLWIYLNLDGTLSLQGETGWRAADYGFEQGVEARLVGSLLMPTLINNSTPGWQELYANGSATYSQRVGLMPAADVLIAGIRPAHINAFVGAEFNGSMKGAGEYRFLPVPRTANGAFCMQSHAWAGIELNTRFRVKAKLDAFSFKTEVGVEEQHYTGRPVTWVDEDLQPLCVTGGAFSISAVARGPDPANSANGFVDVDFTPAYSNNSIRSLTDIWRVTASCAGCTDAVFDIPATKAGLDRISLPVGKTYTLTLAALNNTYQVIKTASTNVTLVSAPSASFVVAANAGNCASLTLTATAAASSGRSILTYAWAVQRTGAAAETYSGNPVNSVLLPSCGSTQIQLTVIDSEGFTTLVSQTVDTSNLGAKVTDVTPLTATLDVPTAFTVTGTNLPLSAQLVLGAFAECQSPVNATSTGFQQTCTPRGTAGIHVMTVMTNSIANGGVLIDSTRSVAVSAEPSTRYSLVGNYTKEECVKDNTTGLIWEGKTAGGPRSGANSYTNFDDSNQLQNWTVDGIINPTQSEIDSVGNSVGYAKFVNGIVLCGFSDGGWRLPSREELASLANRNLIGSPKIDTSWFPNTTGGTWSSSPRAEYPIFAWGVDFANGDVYGGYGRVDGMAIRLVHASQ; translated from the coding sequence GTGTTGCTGTCAACCAGCGATGCATCGGTAGCCAACGCGACCGTGGGCGGCATTGTGCACATTCCTGCCGCCACTGGCGGGCTGGAGCTCCCGTTCACCGGCCGGGTTACTTCCGTGTCCACCGCTTCCGGAAAACAGCAAATTCAGATGGTGCCGGCCAACCCGGAAGACGTTTTCAATGAAATTTCATGGGACATCGATACCCGAAGGGTGGGCACCAAGGTGGCAGGCGTTATTGCGCCCAAAAATGCCATTGCAAGCTTCTCGCTCGCTCAAAAATCAGTCAGCCCAGGCGGAGTGGGTGCACAAACGAAGCTGGCTGTGGACGGTTCTTTTACCGCAGCCAATTCCATGCTGAATGGCACGGTGACCGTGACCCAGCCCATTGTGTACAAAGGGGCAACGATCACATTGACCGCCACGGCCAACGTCAGCGACGTGGCGCTGCGCTCAGAGGCCGTCTTTTCAAAGAGTATTCCCGACTATTTCAGCACTTCGGGCTGGGGGAAAATAACCGCCGTTGTATCCGGTAAAGTGGGCGGGCAAGTCAAGCTTGAGGGTGCTGCCAACGACATCAAACTGGCAGATATGTTGACCAGTACCGATGTTTGGGACCAGCTGAAGTGGAATGCCGGGGAGAGCTTTTCCCTTGAAGGGCTGGATGGGCAAGACAAGGCAGGCAGGATTCCCTTGGGCGGCGTGATTTTGACCACCGGCGCAGCCACGGCCTTCGCTGGCAACATCCCCGATTCGGCGGTTACCTTGCTGAGCGCCGCTCCTACATCGGTGCTGTGGATCTACCTCAATCTCGATGGCACTCTCAGCCTTCAAGGGGAAACTGGATGGCGCGCCGCTGACTACGGATTTGAACAAGGTGTTGAAGCGCGATTGGTTGGCAGTTTATTGATGCCCACCTTGATCAACAATTCGACGCCCGGGTGGCAGGAACTGTATGCCAACGGCAGCGCCACCTACTCCCAGCGTGTGGGCCTGATGCCCGCGGCAGACGTATTGATCGCAGGCATTCGACCCGCCCATATCAATGCCTTCGTGGGCGCTGAATTCAACGGATCCATGAAAGGGGCAGGGGAATACCGATTCTTGCCAGTACCCAGAACGGCCAATGGTGCTTTTTGCATGCAAAGCCACGCTTGGGCGGGCATCGAGCTCAACACCCGGTTCCGTGTAAAGGCCAAGCTCGACGCCTTCTCATTCAAAACCGAGGTGGGGGTGGAGGAACAACATTACACCGGCAGGCCCGTCACCTGGGTCGATGAAGACCTGCAGCCATTGTGTGTGACGGGCGGTGCGTTTTCAATCAGCGCAGTGGCACGAGGCCCAGACCCAGCCAACAGCGCCAATGGTTTTGTGGACGTTGACTTCACACCCGCCTACAGCAACAACAGCATTCGATCCTTGACCGATATTTGGCGGGTAACGGCTTCGTGTGCGGGATGCACCGATGCGGTATTTGACATTCCTGCAACCAAAGCAGGTCTTGACCGCATCAGCCTGCCCGTCGGCAAAACTTACACGCTCACGCTAGCGGCCTTGAACAACACCTACCAGGTGATCAAGACGGCGAGCACAAACGTGACATTGGTGAGTGCCCCCAGCGCCAGCTTCGTGGTTGCCGCCAATGCCGGCAACTGCGCCAGCTTGACGTTGACCGCCACCGCCGCAGCCAGCAGCGGGCGGAGCATATTGACCTATGCGTGGGCTGTGCAGCGAACCGGCGCCGCCGCTGAGACCTATAGCGGAAACCCCGTGAACAGCGTGCTACTACCCAGCTGTGGATCCACGCAAATTCAGTTGACCGTGATCGATAGCGAAGGGTTCACCACCTTGGTCAGCCAGACGGTAGATACCTCAAACCTTGGCGCCAAGGTGACCGATGTGACTCCCTTGACCGCCACTTTGGATGTGCCCACGGCTTTCACCGTGACGGGAACCAACTTGCCGCTGTCAGCCCAACTCGTTTTGGGCGCCTTTGCCGAGTGCCAGTCCCCAGTGAACGCCACAAGCACCGGTTTTCAGCAAACATGCACACCGCGAGGTACTGCCGGAATCCATGTGATGACGGTCATGACGAACTCGATCGCAAACGGAGGCGTTTTGATTGACAGTACGAGAAGCGTCGCCGTGTCTGCCGAGCCATCGACCAGATACAGCCTGGTCGGCAATTACACCAAGGAAGAATGCGTCAAGGACAACACCACGGGTTTGATTTGGGAGGGGAAAACGGCAGGTGGGCCGCGATCAGGTGCCAACTCTTATACTAATTTTGACGATTCAAATCAGCTGCAAAATTGGACTGTCGACGGCATCATTAATCCAACCCAATCCGAGATTGATTCGGTGGGTAATAGCGTGGGCTACGCAAAATTCGTTAACGGTATTGTGTTGTGCGGATTTTCAGATGGTGGTTGGCGATTGCCTTCGAGAGAAGAGTTGGCCTCATTGGCAAATAGAAATCTAATAGGTTCCCCGAAGATTGACACATCTTGGTTTCCGAACACGACTGGTGGGACTTGGTCGTCTTCTCCACGGGCTGAGTATCCAATCTTTGCTTGGGGTGTCGACTTTGCCAATGGTGACGTCTATGGGGGCTATGGGCGCGTAGACGGAATGGCGATTCGCCTGGTGCATGCCAGTCAGTGA
- a CDS encoding ArsC family reductase → MITLYGIPNCDTVKKARAWLSERDLEYTFHDFKKLGVPSNEADTWLKAVGWETLVNRKGTTWRKLEDAERAAVVDATSAKALMLAQTSVIKRPVVQWADGTVTVGFNAVDWEQRL, encoded by the coding sequence ATGATCACACTCTACGGCATCCCCAACTGCGACACCGTCAAAAAGGCCCGTGCCTGGCTCAGCGAACGTGACCTTGAATACACGTTTCACGATTTCAAGAAGCTCGGTGTGCCTTCCAACGAAGCCGACACCTGGTTAAAGGCCGTGGGGTGGGAAACGCTGGTCAATCGCAAAGGAACGACGTGGCGCAAGCTGGAAGATGCCGAACGCGCAGCGGTGGTCGACGCGACCAGCGCCAAGGCGCTGATGCTGGCCCAAACCAGCGTGATCAAGCGGCCGGTGGTGCAGTGGGCTGACGGAACGGTAACGGTAGGTTTCAACGCTGTAGATTGGGAACAAAGGCTGTAG
- the pip gene encoding prolyl aminopeptidase, whose amino-acid sequence MYPPIEPFKSGMLDTGDGHQIYWELSGNPEGKPAVFLHGGPGAGCSADHRRLFDPRRYCVLLFDQRGCGRSKPAASLENNTTWHLVADIERLRTLLGVEQWLVFGGSWGSTLALAYAQTHTERVSALIVRGIFTLRREELLWYYQEGASWLFPDLWEGFVAPIPVIERGDLIAAYRKRLVGEDRAEQQACARAWSLWEGQTIRLLPDAANSAKHAGDAFALAFARIENHYFVHEGWMDEGQLLSDAGKLAGIPGVIIQGRYDVCTPAHTAWALHKAWPQAEFHLVGDAGHAFNEPGILSQLLAATDRFAA is encoded by the coding sequence CTGTACCCACCCATTGAGCCCTTCAAGAGCGGCATGCTCGACACGGGCGATGGCCATCAAATCTACTGGGAGCTGAGCGGCAACCCCGAAGGCAAACCGGCGGTGTTTCTGCACGGTGGACCAGGCGCTGGCTGTTCGGCCGACCATCGGCGTCTTTTTGATCCCCGGCGCTACTGTGTGCTGCTGTTTGATCAGCGTGGCTGCGGGCGCTCCAAACCCGCCGCTTCGCTGGAGAACAACACCACCTGGCATTTGGTGGCCGACATCGAGCGCCTGCGTACCCTGCTGGGCGTTGAACAGTGGCTGGTGTTTGGCGGTTCCTGGGGCAGCACGTTGGCACTCGCTTACGCGCAAACCCATACCGAGCGTGTTTCGGCCCTGATCGTGCGGGGCATCTTCACGCTGCGCCGGGAAGAGTTGCTCTGGTATTACCAGGAAGGCGCTTCCTGGCTGTTTCCCGATTTGTGGGAAGGCTTTGTGGCGCCCATTCCCGTGATCGAGCGCGGCGACCTGATCGCGGCCTACCGCAAACGCCTCGTGGGCGAAGACCGGGCCGAACAGCAGGCCTGCGCCCGCGCCTGGAGCCTGTGGGAAGGGCAGACGATTCGCCTGCTGCCTGATGCGGCGAACTCGGCCAAACACGCGGGCGACGCCTTTGCATTGGCGTTTGCGCGCATCGAGAACCATTATTTTGTGCACGAAGGCTGGATGGACGAGGGGCAGTTGCTGAGCGATGCGGGCAAGCTGGCAGGCATTCCGGGCGTGATCATTCAGGGCCGCTACGACGTGTGCACCCCGGCCCACACCGCCTGGGCGTTGCACAAGGCTTGGCCGCAAGCGGAATTTCATCTGGTGGGCGATGCAGGCCATGCCTTCAACGAGCCGGGGATTTTGTCGCAGTTATTGGCGGCGACGGACCGGTTTGCTGCTTGA
- a CDS encoding DUF1566 domain-containing protein, producing MKLLTQPNTLKKLFLSIAVLVTLTACGGGSNEPAEPNSLSSMQSLGSAYGQPQSREQQAAMAKTLGAYFGESRAANPEGLMGDVTVIKSAKAANMSPKAAYRFFNTLTGVHFYTMSEEERSSVQANLKQFQYEGPAFYAIPSDAETLKPVYRFYNKVSGTHFYTISEEEKSHVIATWPEIFNFEGISWYGSQTPGPGWRPIYRFFNTQTGTHFYSATPAEKDTIVATLPQFTFEGIAYYIRLTDSMDTTLTGVDANKNGVRDSVEQVLAQLIADPAALQLNVGVAAAYERLLTNPLPTTRVDALKAMSSIACSEVEAGSNLFESDSFGLRNALFDTELRAAQWSNYIRRLGGGYLSSELYPCNGVNKDGNRLAQEKAISLSALMTGTSIRSLSTRVLFVNGITNSHETARSSSYELASALGYELNDDFDFDFYHNPNDSLVSDAVELVDQASISRKAVINAYNNSRISDPFTSYADFFAKYRIDPNYRLAYNSELAAIYSSEKVSAEGGPLSARQRNILTTRELADKIKETIALGYIDKLIIVPHSQGNYYVESALAMILEEITTGSWITISAADFVRKIRVFGVAPVSSTTWSGSYIRHKDDDAIAKHISANSPSAVLSSNASLCAPTSCELGGYIDPFSMRTAALTDERMHGFVKTYLNELVFVAGNVFTLPQHIGQRIREFFPKVISVTPSAAVVLDQPMVFTVTGDNLPLTAILSLADSECQTPVNRTVTGFQQACTPRGTVGSKVVTIKSNTDPNGGTVIDNSRSVVVTAAPTGKYSLIGSYSREECVKDNVTGLIWEGKPASGFRVSSNIHTNYDDSTQPQKPVDFLSSPYPTQAEINAVSNTVGYANYVNSTALCGSSAWRLPTSEELATLFVENVWEDPLWFPNSAAVEGNWSSTPGSSASNALFVTHGQAVNDLRGGVTVGHRVRLVRVSQ from the coding sequence ATGAAATTGCTAACCCAGCCGAATACACTTAAGAAGCTGTTTCTGTCCATTGCGGTTTTGGTCACTTTGACCGCCTGTGGCGGGGGCTCGAATGAGCCGGCTGAGCCCAATAGCCTTAGTTCAATGCAATCCCTGGGCAGTGCTTACGGGCAACCCCAAAGCCGAGAGCAGCAAGCCGCAATGGCAAAAACACTGGGCGCCTATTTTGGTGAGAGCCGTGCGGCCAATCCAGAGGGTTTGATGGGTGATGTGACCGTCATTAAAAGCGCAAAGGCGGCAAACATGTCCCCTAAAGCTGCCTACCGATTTTTTAACACTTTGACGGGGGTGCATTTTTACACCATGTCGGAAGAAGAGCGTTCGTCGGTTCAGGCGAACCTGAAGCAATTCCAATATGAAGGTCCGGCGTTTTATGCAATACCGTCAGACGCTGAAACGCTGAAGCCGGTATACCGTTTCTACAACAAAGTCAGCGGCACCCATTTTTACACCATATCGGAAGAAGAAAAAAGCCATGTGATCGCGACGTGGCCTGAAATATTCAACTTCGAAGGCATTTCGTGGTACGGAAGCCAAACCCCCGGCCCGGGTTGGAGACCTATATACAGGTTTTTCAATACCCAAACGGGAACCCACTTTTACAGCGCCACGCCCGCTGAAAAAGACACGATTGTTGCCACATTGCCCCAGTTTACCTTCGAAGGAATTGCTTACTACATTCGTTTGACGGATTCCATGGATACCACGCTAACTGGTGTCGATGCAAATAAAAATGGTGTACGCGACAGCGTCGAACAGGTGCTGGCTCAGTTGATTGCCGACCCGGCGGCACTTCAACTCAACGTGGGAGTTGCGGCAGCGTATGAGCGGTTGCTGACCAACCCATTACCGACCACAAGGGTAGATGCTTTGAAGGCCATGAGTTCGATTGCCTGTTCGGAAGTGGAGGCTGGATCGAACCTATTTGAGTCGGATAGCTTCGGACTGAGAAACGCGCTTTTTGACACCGAATTAAGGGCAGCCCAATGGTCTAACTACATCAGGAGACTCGGCGGTGGCTACCTTTCTTCTGAATTGTATCCGTGCAATGGTGTCAATAAAGACGGAAACCGCCTTGCCCAAGAAAAAGCAATAAGTTTGAGCGCGCTGATGACCGGAACGAGTATCAGAAGTCTATCGACGAGAGTGCTTTTTGTTAATGGCATTACCAACAGCCATGAGACTGCGCGCAGTTCATCTTACGAACTTGCATCTGCCTTGGGCTATGAATTGAATGACGATTTTGATTTTGATTTTTATCACAATCCGAACGATAGTTTGGTGAGTGATGCGGTTGAACTCGTGGATCAGGCATCAATTAGTCGAAAGGCGGTGATTAATGCATACAATAATTCGCGTATCAGCGATCCTTTTACTTCATATGCGGACTTTTTCGCAAAATATAGAATTGATCCGAATTATCGCTTGGCCTACAACTCTGAGTTGGCCGCCATCTATTCTTCTGAAAAAGTCAGTGCGGAAGGTGGGCCACTTTCGGCACGGCAGCGCAACATATTGACTACCCGGGAGCTGGCAGACAAGATAAAAGAGACGATTGCTTTGGGCTATATTGATAAACTGATAATCGTACCGCACTCTCAGGGTAACTACTATGTAGAATCTGCGTTGGCGATGATTCTAGAGGAAATAACCACTGGTTCATGGATTACCATTTCTGCTGCGGATTTCGTGAGAAAAATCAGAGTGTTTGGTGTGGCTCCGGTCTCAAGTACAACATGGAGCGGGTCGTACATAAGACACAAAGATGATGACGCTATTGCAAAGCATATATCTGCGAATAGTCCGTCTGCTGTTCTTTCCAGCAACGCCTCACTTTGTGCTCCGACATCCTGCGAACTCGGTGGGTACATAGATCCGTTTTCAATGAGAACAGCTGCGCTTACAGACGAACGGATGCATGGCTTCGTAAAGACATATTTGAATGAATTGGTATTTGTGGCTGGAAACGTGTTCACTTTGCCCCAGCATATTGGTCAAAGGATAAGAGAGTTTTTTCCCAAGGTGATTTCTGTAACGCCGTCTGCCGCAGTCGTTTTGGATCAACCTATGGTATTCACTGTCACAGGTGACAATTTGCCCTTGACGGCCATTTTGTCCCTTGCCGATTCCGAATGCCAGACGCCGGTCAATCGCACTGTCACGGGATTCCAGCAAGCGTGTACCCCGCGGGGCACGGTGGGCAGCAAAGTAGTGACAATAAAGTCCAACACGGATCCCAATGGTGGCACGGTGATCGACAACTCGCGAAGCGTGGTGGTGACTGCTGCGCCGACGGGAAAATACAGTTTGATTGGCAGCTACAGCAGGGAGGAATGTGTCAAAGACAATGTCACTGGTTTGATTTGGGAAGGGAAGCCAGCGAGTGGGTTTCGCGTTAGTAGCAATATCCACACAAATTACGACGATTCGACGCAGCCACAGAAGCCTGTTGATTTCCTTTCTAGCCCATACCCCACCCAGGCGGAGATCAATGCTGTAAGTAATACCGTTGGCTATGCAAATTATGTCAACAGCACCGCATTGTGCGGCTCTAGCGCGTGGCGTCTGCCCACCAGCGAAGAGTTGGCTACTTTGTTTGTTGAGAATGTGTGGGAGGACCCCCTATGGTTTCCCAACTCGGCGGCTGTAGAAGGTAATTGGTCGTCCACTCCAGGTTCTAGTGCCTCTAACGCATTGTTTGTCACCCACGGTCAGGCCGTCAATGACCTCCGCGGTGGAGTCACAGTAGGACACCGTGTTCGTTTAGTGCGTGTCAGTCAGTGA
- a CDS encoding Lcl C-terminal domain-containing protein, which yields MLTKKVKTIDTIFFEEYMYPYSRNSLKLVAALSCIVFSLPAYAVCPSEPTAQRFSLNGAEVVDAATGLVWARCSIGQGWVGNGCSGTPAQYTHEQALEIAKSTNGWRLPNVKELASIIDRGCFQPAIDTVAFPSSGGVYWTSSPFNGAGGPGAWLVDFVYGYASYYIYRSLLLNIRLVRSTQ from the coding sequence TTGCTCACCAAAAAGGTTAAAACAATTGACACTATATTTTTTGAGGAATATATGTATCCATATAGTCGAAATTCATTGAAACTTGTTGCTGCTTTAAGTTGTATTGTATTTTCATTGCCTGCTTATGCGGTATGTCCGAGTGAGCCTACTGCACAGCGCTTTTCACTGAACGGAGCAGAAGTCGTTGATGCTGCTACAGGGCTGGTCTGGGCACGATGCAGTATCGGTCAAGGCTGGGTTGGCAACGGCTGCAGTGGAACCCCCGCCCAATATACGCATGAACAGGCGCTTGAGATTGCGAAATCCACCAATGGTTGGAGACTTCCAAACGTAAAGGAGTTGGCGAGTATTATTGATAGGGGTTGCTTTCAGCCTGCAATCGATACCGTGGCATTTCCCAGTTCAGGCGGCGTCTATTGGACATCCTCACCGTTCAATGGTGCGGGAGGCCCCGGTGCTTGGCTTGTTGATTTTGTGTACGGCTATGCGAGCTACTATATATATCGCAGTCTTTTACTCAACATTCGACTAGTTCGATCTACACAGTAA
- a CDS encoding DUF1566 domain-containing protein: MNNIQLFKKRQGSVALVLGLALALLGGCGGGGGSGGQTHALTGAAVKTIETPSSPTPAQTQALLKKGAQLNTAELARAAEAAANDGGSSNAAAKAGTKAATSLVTVYRFYNSQTTAHFYTASETEKATILATLPQFSLDGAAFYASNAVATGLSPVHRFFNTQTGVHFYTISEDEKTLVQASLPQFHYDGVAYYASKVAGSQLSPLFRFYYGSKGFHFYSNSATERDTIINTLPQYQFEGTGYFVMTANWGKSTLKLPHTGITNQQCFQVSSSALVACGSAGATALNPDQDGHRTAVNPMSYSEVAKVGGGVYARTECVRDDITGLIWEGKAASGLRAGGNTYTNYDDVTQRQRHGGAGVGYVNPTTVEINEASNSVGYMNYVNSVALCGLTNWRIPSADELMGIIDYGTNFPAITVNMAWYPNTSRASYWTSSGFSASSYEAWAPYFGAGSTSNRYPRDLSYPVRLVSGRRF, translated from the coding sequence ATGAACAACATCCAACTTTTCAAAAAACGGCAGGGCAGCGTGGCGCTGGTTTTGGGCTTGGCGCTGGCCTTGCTGGGTGGTTGTGGCGGTGGCGGTGGCAGCGGTGGCCAGACCCATGCGCTTACTGGTGCAGCCGTCAAGACCATTGAAACGCCTTCTTCGCCCACCCCGGCGCAAACCCAAGCCCTGCTCAAAAAAGGCGCCCAGCTCAATACCGCCGAGTTGGCCCGGGCGGCTGAAGCTGCAGCTAACGACGGCGGATCCAGCAACGCCGCAGCCAAAGCGGGCACCAAAGCCGCCACCAGCCTGGTCACCGTCTACCGTTTCTACAACAGCCAGACCACGGCCCATTTCTACACCGCCAGCGAAACCGAAAAGGCCACCATCCTGGCCACGCTGCCGCAGTTCAGCCTGGACGGCGCCGCGTTTTACGCCAGCAACGCCGTGGCCACCGGCCTGAGCCCGGTGCACCGCTTCTTCAACACCCAAACCGGGGTGCATTTTTACACCATCAGCGAAGACGAAAAAACCCTGGTGCAGGCCAGCCTGCCGCAGTTCCATTACGACGGCGTGGCCTATTACGCCAGCAAAGTGGCCGGCAGCCAGCTATCGCCCTTGTTCCGTTTCTATTACGGCAGCAAGGGTTTTCACTTTTATTCCAACAGCGCTACCGAGCGCGACACCATCATCAACACCCTGCCTCAATACCAGTTTGAAGGCACAGGCTACTTCGTGATGACCGCCAACTGGGGCAAAAGCACCTTGAAGCTGCCCCACACCGGCATCACAAACCAGCAGTGTTTCCAGGTCAGTAGCAGCGCTTTAGTGGCCTGCGGCAGCGCCGGCGCCACTGCGCTCAACCCCGATCAAGACGGCCACCGCACCGCCGTCAACCCCATGAGCTACAGCGAAGTGGCAAAGGTTGGCGGTGGCGTTTACGCGCGAACTGAGTGTGTAAGAGACGATATAACCGGCTTGATCTGGGAAGGTAAAGCAGCCAGCGGGCTGCGCGCCGGCGGCAATACCTATACAAATTATGACGACGTGACCCAGCGGCAGCGTCACGGCGGCGCGGGCGTTGGATACGTCAACCCCACTACCGTAGAGATCAACGAGGCTAGCAACAGCGTAGGCTACATGAATTACGTCAACAGCGTTGCCTTGTGCGGCCTCACCAACTGGCGAATTCCATCTGCGGATGAATTGATGGGAATCATAGACTACGGCACAAATTTCCCTGCTATTACGGTAAATATGGCATGGTATCCGAACACATCGCGCGCCTCCTATTGGACATCTTCCGGATTTTCCGCTTCATCTTATGAGGCCTGGGCGCCATATTTTGGAGCTGGTTCGACCAGCAATCGCTATCCGCGAGATTTGTCGTATCCGGTGAGGCTGGTGAGTGGTCGCCGCTTTTGA